Proteins from one Neodiprion fabricii isolate iyNeoFabr1 chromosome 5, iyNeoFabr1.1, whole genome shotgun sequence genomic window:
- the LOC124183793 gene encoding uncharacterized protein LOC124183793: MNEKIRKGPVDSPIAQSTLLGWIVYGSVNPTATKYSANSLHVSADEQLTDLISRFWDQEEPHDEHIHYSEQEDECEAHFRSTHYRHPNGRYVVHLPLKDKVEALGNSLRSAQFSLRRVLKRMSTDTTYSDLYHNFMSEYENMGHMKHISMADLPEQHCFLRHHGVLKEQSTTTKLRVVFNGSCNTSSGVSLNGILHVGPKLQVDICDVLLRIRRFPILFGSDITKMFRQIDIDPKDWPLQSIPWKTKDNSQQAYTLTTVTYSTTCAPYLAVRTLLQLVEDEGSKYPLAVAPMTETRYVDDIYGGADTETEAIAIAKQTRELCAAGCFPLTKWSSNSARLLATMSPKEQPVNSLREIGDTTVKVLGVGWNPHHDVFQFNYHLPEDPPATKRALLSEIARLYDPLGFLAPIIIKAKVIMQELWLEKLGWDDQLAPTQLHKWTLFRADLTNLANLRVNRWINLKENVSAELHGFSDASQLAMAAVVYQKVTDLQGNSSVALLCSKTQVAPLKPLTIPRLELNAAVLLTRLTLYVRKTLNLEQIPIYLWTDSAVTLAWIQSQPSRWKTYVRNRVAKIQDTLPGSRWTFIAGKSNPADCASRGLSVGKLLKHPLWWSGPKWLSLSQKNWPTIEPPATTATHQEERPGLTFMTYAKTDSHPLQILLERFSRWVSLVRTLGICLRAISRMKKVPQSSLATPLSAGDLEPAKWLLVKYTQGQYFSSELKLLSDGGFLPKNHPLAKLTPFVDYHGILRVGGRLKNSLLDNQQKNPAILPRYSLLTSLLIDHAHKRNFHGGTQLTLAALRQSYWIIGGRVPVRSHILRCVVCARHRGVRAQQLMDATLRAEFASGSRSLGELSHLLATDGTTWKFNPPGAPHFGGKWEAAVKSIKFHLTRTIGEHLMTYEQLTTVLTQIEAVVNSRPLAPLSEDPADLEPLTPGHFLIGEPLTAVPEPSLPSTTESTLTGYKLLQQLLQQFWRRWSNEVLQRHQGISKWHRASNDIKVGSLVLLTDERFPPTKWPLARVIAIHPGKDGHTRVVTLKTATTELIRPIAKLCVLPIEDLDVSAVNPGENVQSTPKLPGRSEVRLTRSKKAALSRAQITRQSIANQ; encoded by the exons ATGAATGAGAAGATTCGCAAAGGGCCTGTTGATTCGCCAATTGCTCAGTCAACTCTCTTGGGCTGGATTGTCTACGGCTCAGTCAATCCAACTGCTACGAAATATTCTGCCAATTCTCTGCACGTGTCAGCCGACGAACAACTAACGGATCTGATCTCCAGATTCTGGGACCAGGAAGAACCGCATGATGAGCACATTCACTATAGTGAGCAGGAGGACGAATGTGAAGCTCACTTTAGATCCACACATTATCGTCACCCAAATGGGCGTTACGTGGTGCACTTGCCACTCAAGGACAAAGTAGAAGCACTTGGGAATTCACTGAGATCCGCACAATTTTCACTGCGTCGGGTTTTGAAACGGATGAGCACGGACACTACTTACAGTGACCTCTACCACAACTTCATGTCTGAGTACGAGAACATGGGTCACATGAAACACATTTCTATGGCAGATCTACCGGAACAACATTGCTTCCTACGTCATCACGGTGTCCTCAAGGAACAGAGCACTACTACAAAGCTCAGAGTAGTGTTCAATGGATCATGCAACACCTCATCAGGAGTTTCGCTGAATGGGATCTTACACGTTGGGCCAAAATTACAAGTAGACATCTGCGATGTACTACTCCGCATTCGTCGGTTTCCAATACTTTTTGGATCCGACATCACAAAGATGTTTCGGCAAATTGACATAGATCCGAAGGACTGGCCGTTACAGTCCATCCCCTGGAAGACCAAGGACAATTCTCAGCAAGCGTACACCCTCACTACAGTCACATACAGCACAACTTGTGCTCCTTATCTTGCTGTAAGGACTCTACTGCAACTAGTAGAGGACGAAGGATCCAAATACCCGCTGGCAGTAGCTCCAATGACTGAAACCCGTTACGTAGATGACATATACGGGGGAGCTGACACAGAGACGGAAGCGATTGCAATCGCTAAGCAAACCAGGGAACTCTGTGCAGCTGGATGCTTTCCATTAACAAAATGGTCAAGCAACAGCGCTCGGTTACTCGCTACAATGTCACCAAAAGAGCAACCAGTGAACTCGCTACGGGAAATCGGAGATACTACGGTAAAGGTCCTCGGAGTTGGCTGGAATCCTCACCACGATGTATTCCAGTTCAACTATCACTTGCCTGAAGATCCTCCAGCAACAAAACGGGCACTCTTGTCTGAAATTGCTCGTCTGTATGATCCTCTGGGATTCCTCGCTCCGATCATCATCAAAGCCAAGGTGATCATGCAAGAACTCTGGCTTGAAAAACTGGGCTGGGATGATCAATTGGCTCCGACACAACTCCACAAGTGGACGTTATTTCGAGCGGACCTCACCAACCTTGCTAACCTCCGGGTGAACAGATGGATTAATCTCAAGGAGAATGTGTCTGCAGAGCTCCACGGGTTCTCAGACGCATCCCAACTCGCTATGGCTGCGGTGGTCTACCAGAAGGTGACGGATCTTCAGGGGAATTCGTCAGTTGCACTTTTATGCTCCAAAACTCAAGTAGCCCCTCTGAAACCACTCACAATTCCACGGTTGGAGTTGAACGCTGCCGTACTTCTCACCAGACTTACTCTCTACGTGCGAAAAACACTTAACTTGGAGCAAATACCAATCTATTTGTGGACTGACTCTGCGGTAACCCTCGCTTGGATACAAAGTCAACCCTCTCGCTGGAAAACTTACGTACGCAACAGGGTTGCAAAAATACAGGACACTCTTCCTGGAAGCCGCTGGACCTTTATCGCTGGGAAAAGTAATCCAGCTGACTGTGCTTCGCGAGGACTGTCAGTTGGCAAACTGCTGAAACACCCGCTTTGGTGGTCGGGTCCAAAATGGCTCAGCTTGTCCCAAAAAAACTGGCCAACTATTGAACCGCCTGCTACGACCGCAACTCATCAGGAAGAGAGACCAGGTCTTACCTTCATGACATACGCTAAAACAGATTCACATCCTCTGCAAATTCTCTTAGAACGCTTTTCTCGCTGGGTTTCGCTGGTTCGAACGCTTGGAATCTGTCTACGTGCCATCAGCCGAATGAAAAAGGTGCCACAGTCCTCACTAGCCACCCCGCTATCCGCTGGAGACCTGGAACCCGCAAAATGGCTACTAGTCAAATATACACAAGGCCAGTACTTCTCATCGGAACTCAAGCTGCTTTCTGACGGGGGATTCCTACCAAAAAATCACCCACTCGCCAAGCTGACCCCCTTTGTTGACTATCACGGAATTTTGAGAGTCGGTGGCCGCTTGAAAAATTCGCTATTGGACAATCAGCAGAAAAATCCAGCGATTTTGCCTAGATACTCACTGCTGACGTCACTCCTCATCGATCACGCGCACAAACGGAACTTTCACGGGGGAACGCAATTGACTCTGGCTGCGCTACGCCAATCCTACTGGATTATTGGTGGCCGCGTACCAGTCAGATCTCACATCTTACGCTGCGTAGTCTGTGCTAGACACCGAGGTGTTCGAGCACAGCAATTGATGG ATGCAACTCTAAGGGCTGAATTCGCATCAGGATCAAGATCACTGGGAGAACTTTCACATTTACTGGCTACAGATGGCACAACCTGGAAGTTCAATCCGCCTGGAGCTCCGCACTTTGGAGGTAAATGGGAAGCTGCCGTCAAGTCTATCAAATTCCATCTCACAAGAACTATCGGAGAGCATCTAATGACTTACGAGCAGCTCACTACGGTTTTGACACAGATCGAAGCCGTGGTAAATTCTCGGCCTCTCGCCCCACTCTCGGAAGATCCTGCCGACCTGGAACCACTAACTCCAGGTCACTTCCTCATTGGAGAACCACTCACCGCTGTACCGGAACCCTCGCTACCTTCAACAACGGAATCGACGCTAACTGGGTACAAGTTGCTACAGCAACTGTTGCAACAGTTTTGGAGACGTTGGAGCAACGAGGTGCTTCAACGTCATCAGGGCATCTCCAAATGGCATCGGGCGTCCAACGACATCAAAGTTGGCTCTCTGGTGCTCCTCACAGACGAGCGGTTCCCACCTACCAAATGGCCACTCGCTAGGGTAATCGCTATCCACCCAGGGAAGGATGGACATACCCGCGTAGTAACACTGAAGACAGCTACCACGGAACTGATCCGACCAATTGCAAAACTGTGTGTTCTGCCCATTGAAGATCTTGACGTCTCAGCCGTCAACCCGGGGGAGAATGTTCAGTCAACACCCAAACTGCCCGGGCGAAGCGAAGTTCGGCTTACCCGCAGCAAGAAGGCAGCACTAAGCAGAGCACAGATCACCCGACAATCGATAGCCAATCAATGA